One uncultured Alphaproteobacteria bacterium genomic region harbors:
- a CDS encoding Hydantoinase A — protein sequence MKRIGIDVGGTNTDAVLLDGETVAAAVKTGTTADVTGGVRKALADILAASSVPPAEIASVVIGTTHFVNAVVQRRALNRVAAIRISLPGAASLPPFCDWPADLRDLVAGGVHMIQGGFEFDGRPVAPLDEPAIAEAARAIAVSGVTAVGIASTFSPLNDACERRAAAIVADVCPGARITCSCDIGRIGLLERENATLLNAALGDLADNTVAAFTAALAESGIAAPLYITVNDGTVVQAAEARRFPVYSFASGPTNSIRGAAFLSKLDDGLVCDVGGTTTDVGCLVRGFPREANTVVAVGGVRTLFRMPDLMSIGIGGGTRVRRDPIAVGPDSVGFNLVRDALVFGGSELTLTDIAVAAGLADIGDAARVKRLPAALIKETLAIVHRGIADLADRMKTDARDIPLIAVGGGAMLIPEAVPGFSEILHVPHHAVANAVGAAITRISGEVDRIFRDMSRAEAIDAARTLATEKAVAAGADPASIEVVEMEDLPIAYLPGQAIRTRVRVSGEIAAPRRTAL from the coding sequence ATGAAACGCATCGGCATCGACGTCGGCGGCACCAACACCGACGCCGTCCTCCTCGACGGCGAAACCGTCGCGGCGGCGGTCAAGACCGGCACCACCGCCGACGTCACCGGCGGCGTGCGCAAGGCGCTCGCCGACATCCTCGCCGCCTCGAGCGTGCCCCCCGCCGAGATCGCCTCGGTGGTGATCGGCACCACCCACTTCGTCAACGCCGTGGTGCAGCGCCGCGCCCTCAACCGCGTCGCCGCGATCCGCATCTCGCTGCCCGGCGCGGCGTCGCTGCCGCCGTTCTGCGACTGGCCCGCCGACCTGCGCGATCTCGTCGCGGGCGGCGTGCACATGATCCAGGGCGGCTTCGAATTCGACGGCCGCCCGGTCGCGCCGCTCGACGAGCCGGCGATCGCCGAGGCCGCCCGCGCGATCGCCGTCTCGGGGGTCACCGCCGTCGGCATCGCCTCGACCTTCTCGCCCCTCAACGACGCCTGCGAGCGCCGCGCCGCGGCGATCGTCGCCGACGTCTGCCCCGGCGCGCGCATCACCTGCTCGTGCGATATCGGCCGCATCGGCCTGCTCGAACGCGAGAACGCGACGCTGCTCAACGCCGCGCTCGGCGACCTCGCCGACAACACCGTGGCGGCGTTCACCGCCGCTCTCGCGGAAAGCGGCATCGCCGCGCCGCTTTACATCACCGTCAACGACGGCACCGTCGTCCAGGCGGCGGAGGCGCGGCGCTTCCCGGTCTACAGCTTCGCTTCCGGCCCCACCAACAGCATCCGCGGCGCGGCGTTCCTCTCCAAGCTCGACGACGGCCTGGTATGCGACGTCGGCGGCACCACCACCGACGTCGGCTGCCTGGTGCGCGGCTTCCCGCGCGAGGCCAACACCGTCGTTGCGGTGGGCGGCGTGCGCACCCTCTTCCGGATGCCCGACCTGATGTCGATCGGCATCGGCGGCGGCACCCGGGTGCGGCGCGACCCGATCGCGGTGGGGCCGGACAGCGTCGGCTTCAACCTCGTCCGCGACGCCCTGGTATTCGGCGGCAGCGAACTCACGCTCACCGACATCGCGGTCGCCGCGGGCCTCGCCGACATCGGCGACGCCGCACGGGTGAAGCGCCTGCCCGCCGCGCTGATCAAGGAGACCCTCGCCATCGTCCACCGCGGCATCGCCGACCTCGCCGACCGGATGAAGACCGACGCCCGCGACATCCCGCTGATTGCGGTGGGCGGCGGCGCGATGCTGATCCCCGAGGCGGTTCCGGGGTTCTCGGAGATCCTCCACGTACCGCACCACGCGGTGGCGAACGCGGTGGGCGCGGCGATCACCCGCATCAGCGGCGAAGTCGACCGCATCTTCCGCGACATGTCGCGCGCCGAGGCGATTGACGCCGCCCGGACGCTCGCCACGGAGAAGGCGGTCGCCGCGGGGGCCGACCCGGCGTCGATCGAGGTGGTCGAGATGGAAGACCTGCCGATCGCCTACCTCCCCGGCCAGGCGATCCGCACCCGCGTCCGGGTGAGCGGCGAGATCGCCGCCCCCCGCCGGACCGCACTCTGA
- a CDS encoding ABC transporter, substrate binding protein (Dipeptide): METRFRKLTLACVAAAALAAGIAPAQAFEREGSSRILVLAARQPVPVLDPSIKYDASIRTLQQALYDGLVKYEGTPPKVVPWLAESWETSADGKTWTFHLAKTAKFHNGDPVTAEAVKYSFLRTLKLNQGPAWMLSEFLKPEGITVVDPYTIRFELTQVYAPFLSFLPWWYVMNPAEIAAHEENGDMGQKWLTEHAAGSGPFKLKRFEQGTLYEVERVKDYWKGFPYQDDAFGGVIYKLMREPAAQSAALTKGEADIVVDLPPDTFDKVSKQKGVATSVEPALTSYGFKFNTKGKYTSDINLRKAMAYAFDYTALLQVYNGRAKLETSPFTDDIRGKVDVPEMPRQDLAKAKDFMAKSAWPKGGIELEYVYIQGFEEERKMGLILLDAMKPLGIDIKMVPLTWPNMVARAGKPETSPDIMAVFATPVSTDPDAVAIQYHPDSWGKYYGSHFLDDPELAKLIETARKTVNWEERAPIYAEIQKRIVANQPEIFGMMRDRAVVYRDYVKGYAYSPVRMTTETDLYPLHIGK; encoded by the coding sequence ATGGAAACAAGATTTCGCAAGTTGACGTTGGCCTGTGTCGCCGCCGCGGCGCTGGCCGCCGGAATCGCCCCGGCGCAGGCGTTCGAGCGCGAGGGAAGCTCGCGGATTCTGGTGCTCGCGGCGCGCCAGCCGGTGCCGGTGCTCGACCCGAGCATCAAGTACGACGCCTCGATCCGCACTCTCCAGCAGGCGCTCTACGACGGCCTGGTGAAGTACGAGGGCACGCCGCCCAAGGTGGTGCCATGGCTCGCCGAAAGCTGGGAGACCAGCGCCGACGGCAAGACCTGGACCTTCCACCTCGCGAAGACCGCGAAGTTCCACAACGGCGACCCGGTCACCGCCGAGGCGGTGAAGTATTCCTTCCTGCGGACGCTGAAGCTCAACCAGGGCCCGGCGTGGATGCTCTCCGAGTTCCTGAAGCCCGAGGGCATCACCGTCGTCGATCCCTACACCATCCGCTTCGAGCTCACTCAGGTCTACGCGCCGTTCCTCAGCTTCCTGCCGTGGTGGTACGTGATGAACCCGGCCGAGATCGCCGCCCACGAAGAAAACGGCGACATGGGGCAGAAGTGGCTGACCGAGCACGCGGCGGGCAGCGGCCCGTTCAAGCTCAAGCGCTTCGAGCAGGGCACCCTCTACGAGGTCGAGCGCGTCAAGGACTACTGGAAGGGCTTCCCTTATCAGGACGACGCATTCGGCGGGGTGATCTACAAGCTGATGCGCGAGCCGGCGGCGCAGAGTGCGGCTCTGACCAAGGGCGAGGCCGACATCGTCGTCGATCTGCCGCCGGATACCTTCGACAAGGTGTCGAAGCAGAAGGGTGTGGCGACCTCGGTCGAGCCCGCGCTCACGTCCTACGGCTTCAAGTTCAACACCAAGGGCAAGTACACCTCGGACATCAACCTGCGCAAGGCGATGGCCTACGCCTTCGACTACACCGCGTTGCTGCAGGTCTACAACGGCCGCGCCAAGCTCGAGACCAGCCCGTTCACCGACGACATCCGCGGCAAGGTCGACGTTCCCGAGATGCCGCGTCAGGATCTCGCCAAGGCTAAGGACTTCATGGCGAAATCGGCGTGGCCGAAGGGCGGCATCGAGCTCGAATACGTCTACATCCAGGGGTTCGAGGAAGAGCGCAAGATGGGCCTCATCCTCCTCGATGCGATGAAGCCGCTCGGCATCGACATCAAGATGGTGCCGCTTACCTGGCCGAACATGGTGGCTCGCGCCGGTAAGCCCGAGACCTCGCCCGACATCATGGCGGTGTTCGCGACGCCGGTCTCGACCGACCCGGACGCGGTGGCGATCCAGTACCATCCGGACTCCTGGGGCAAGTATTACGGCTCCCACTTCCTCGACGATCCCGAACTCGCGAAGCTGATCGAAACGGCGCGCAAGACGGTGAACTGGGAGGAACGGGCGCCGATCTACGCCGAGATCCAGAAGCGGATCGTCGCCAACCAGCCGGAAATCTTCGGAATGATGCGCGACCGGGCGGTGGTCTACCGCGACTACGTGAAGGGCTACGCCTACAGCCCGGTGCGGATGACCACCGAAACCGATCTCTACCCGCTCCACATCGGCAAGTAA
- a CDS encoding conserved hypothetical protein (Evidence 4 : Homologs of previously reported genes of unknown function), whose amino-acid sequence MKTALVTIGQSPRDDLVPELLPYLPSAGAGIAFDEVGALDGLSAAEIAAMAPAAGEERLCTRLRDGSQAVIGKPRTVARLNRIFAELDASGYGLIVLLCTGYFEGLHCRALFLEAQRLVDGFVAAVALDGRKVGVLVPLAEQIVQHEVSPTGYAIAGGSHASPYEGDRLDAAARELAGMDLIVMHCMGYTEAMARRVQEVSGRPVVLSRRVIAAGWAQFVR is encoded by the coding sequence ATGAAAACCGCTCTGGTCACGATCGGGCAATCGCCGCGGGACGATCTGGTTCCCGAACTGCTGCCGTATCTCCCGTCCGCCGGGGCGGGGATCGCGTTCGACGAGGTCGGCGCGCTCGACGGGCTGTCCGCCGCCGAAATCGCGGCGATGGCGCCCGCGGCCGGGGAGGAGCGGCTCTGCACCCGCCTGCGCGACGGCAGTCAGGCGGTGATCGGCAAGCCCCGGACGGTCGCGCGCCTCAACCGCATCTTCGCCGAGCTCGACGCTTCGGGCTACGGCCTGATCGTGCTGCTCTGCACCGGCTATTTCGAGGGTCTGCATTGCCGCGCGCTGTTCCTGGAGGCGCAGCGGCTGGTGGACGGCTTCGTCGCCGCGGTGGCGCTCGACGGACGCAAGGTCGGGGTTCTGGTGCCGCTCGCCGAGCAGATCGTCCAGCACGAGGTTTCCCCCACCGGCTATGCGATCGCGGGCGGCAGCCACGCCTCGCCGTACGAGGGCGACCGCCTCGACGCGGCGGCGCGCGAGCTCGCGGGCATGGATCTCATCGTCATGCACTGCATGGGCTACACGGAAGCGATGGCGCGGCGCGTCCAGGAGGTTTCCGGCCGCCCGGTGGTCCTGTCGCGGCGGGTGATCGCCGCCGGATGGGCGCAGTTCGTCAGGTGA
- a CDS encoding putative Cation efflux system protein CusF (Evidence 3 : Function proposed based on presence of conserved amino acid motif, structural feature or limited homology), which produces MLRNLALAAALAFAAAPALAAEPDHDMKAMSHATVSGEGSGTVKSVDAAKRSVVIVHGPIASLQWPGMTMPFAVAPGVDLAPAEPGAKVAFTVEKQPDGSFAIVRLAAQ; this is translated from the coding sequence ATGCTTCGTAACCTCGCACTCGCCGCCGCCCTCGCGTTCGCCGCCGCCCCGGCGCTCGCCGCCGAACCCGACCACGACATGAAGGCGATGAGCCACGCCACCGTCTCGGGGGAGGGCTCGGGTACCGTGAAGTCGGTGGACGCCGCGAAGCGCAGCGTCGTCATCGTCCACGGCCCGATCGCCAGCCTGCAGTGGCCGGGCATGACGATGCCGTTCGCGGTCGCGCCCGGCGTCGACCTCGCCCCCGCCGAGCCCGGCGCCAAGGTCGCCTTCACGGTGGAAAAGCAGCCCGACGGCTCCTTCGCCATCGTCCGCCTCGCGGCGCAGTGA
- a CDS encoding conserved hypothetical protein (Evidence 4 : Homologs of previously reported genes of unknown function), protein MILKQVLDIFDLLDRASANAAAVAAYLAAEGDCTVETRRATGAKGGTDLIEITIAGHSGRAAGGSAPTLGVIGRLGGIGARPDVTGFVSDGDGALTALAVAAKLARMKRLGDALSGDVVVTTHICPDAPTREHHPVPFMDSPLTQDEANAAEVLPTLDAILSIDTTRGNRVINHGGFTISPTVKEGYILRTSEDLLDLMTRVTGRAPCVFPLTQQDITPYGNGLYHLNSILQPATATAAPVVGVALTTEAAVAGCASGATQFADVEAAARFAVEVAKAFTAGQCAFYDAGEFALIERLYGSMRHFQTSGTRA, encoded by the coding sequence GTGATCCTCAAGCAAGTGCTCGATATTTTCGATCTTCTCGACCGCGCCTCGGCCAACGCCGCCGCAGTCGCGGCCTACCTCGCCGCCGAGGGCGACTGCACCGTCGAAACCCGGCGCGCGACCGGCGCCAAGGGCGGCACCGACCTGATCGAGATCACGATCGCGGGGCACTCCGGCCGCGCCGCCGGCGGTTCCGCACCGACCCTCGGCGTGATCGGCCGCCTCGGCGGCATCGGCGCCCGGCCGGACGTCACCGGCTTCGTCTCCGACGGCGACGGCGCGCTCACCGCGCTCGCGGTCGCCGCCAAACTCGCGCGGATGAAGCGCCTCGGCGACGCGCTGTCCGGCGACGTGGTGGTAACCACCCACATCTGCCCCGACGCACCGACCCGCGAGCATCATCCGGTACCGTTCATGGACTCGCCGCTGACCCAGGACGAAGCCAACGCCGCCGAAGTCCTTCCGACGCTCGACGCGATTCTATCAATCGACACGACACGCGGCAACCGGGTCATCAACCACGGCGGGTTCACCATCTCGCCGACCGTGAAGGAAGGCTACATCCTGCGCACCAGCGAGGATCTGCTCGACCTCATGACCCGCGTCACCGGCCGCGCACCGTGCGTCTTCCCGCTCACCCAGCAGGACATCACCCCCTACGGCAACGGCCTCTACCATCTCAACAGCATCCTCCAGCCCGCCACCGCGACCGCCGCGCCGGTGGTCGGCGTGGCGCTCACCACGGAAGCGGCGGTGGCGGGTTGCGCCTCCGGCGCCACCCAGTTCGCCGACGTCGAGGCCGCGGCGCGCTTCGCGGTCGAAGTGGCGAAGGCCTTCACCGCCGGGCAGTGCGCGTTCTACGATGCCGGGGAATTCGCCCTGATCGAGCGGCTGTACGGCTCGATGCGGCATTTCCAGACATCCGGCACCCGTGCCTGA
- a CDS encoding conserved hypothetical protein (Evidence 4 : Homologs of previously reported genes of unknown function) — MPGIAPAPDRVLTADDIEALALGAWILGTGGGGSPYLNLLNMRELYAAGHTATLRDPLALADDALVAVLSNQGAPLINQERLSNPRVALRALRTLEAYIGRRFEAVMPVEIGGGNGVYPLMVAALTGLPAIDADAMGRAYPEAQMTSFAVAGLQCYPLAMADIRDNDIVIPRAASWKWMERISRRICVEMGSSAATCKAPRTGREVKDHAILHTTTKAIALGRAVREAQRRHHDPIAVILRECGGKRLFAGKVADLERRTTEGFLRGRARLDGLDGERGETFTLDFQNEFSVGRRGETPVVTTPDLICVIDSDTGEGIGTDALRFGQRVTVLALPAPEVFRSAAGIALVGPRAFGFDFDYRSAFEDASA, encoded by the coding sequence ATGCCCGGCATCGCACCCGCTCCGGATCGCGTCCTGACCGCCGACGACATCGAGGCGCTCGCCCTCGGCGCCTGGATCCTCGGCACCGGCGGCGGCGGTTCTCCCTACCTCAATCTCCTCAACATGCGCGAACTCTACGCCGCGGGGCATACCGCGACGCTGAGGGACCCGCTGGCTCTCGCCGACGACGCGCTCGTCGCGGTGCTTTCGAACCAGGGCGCGCCCCTGATCAACCAGGAGCGCCTGAGCAACCCGCGCGTCGCGCTGCGCGCCCTGCGCACCCTCGAAGCCTACATCGGCCGCCGCTTCGAGGCGGTGATGCCGGTCGAGATCGGCGGCGGCAACGGCGTCTATCCGCTGATGGTGGCGGCGCTCACGGGCCTGCCCGCGATCGACGCGGACGCGATGGGCCGCGCCTACCCCGAGGCGCAGATGACCAGCTTCGCGGTCGCCGGGCTGCAATGCTATCCGCTTGCGATGGCCGACATCCGCGACAACGACATCGTCATCCCGCGCGCCGCGAGCTGGAAGTGGATGGAGCGGATCAGCCGCCGGATCTGCGTCGAGATGGGCTCCTCGGCCGCCACATGCAAAGCCCCACGCACCGGCCGCGAGGTCAAGGACCACGCCATCCTCCACACCACCACCAAGGCGATCGCGCTCGGCCGCGCGGTGCGCGAGGCGCAGCGCCGCCATCACGACCCGATCGCGGTGATCCTGCGCGAATGCGGCGGCAAGCGCCTGTTCGCGGGCAAGGTGGCGGATCTCGAACGCCGCACCACCGAGGGATTCCTGCGCGGCCGCGCCCGCCTCGACGGCCTCGACGGCGAACGCGGCGAGACCTTCACCCTCGATTTCCAGAACGAGTTCTCGGTCGGCCGCCGCGGCGAAACGCCGGTGGTGACGACCCCGGACCTGATCTGCGTGATCGACAGCGACACCGGCGAAGGGATCGGCACCGACGCGCTGCGCTTCGGCCAGCGCGTCACCGTGCTCGCCCTGCCCGCGCCGGAGGTATTCCGCTCCGCCGCGGGCATCGCTCTGGTCGGACCGCGCGCGTTCGGCTTCGACTTCGACTATCGTTCGGCCTTCGAGGACGCATCCGCATGA
- a CDS encoding Response regulator: protein MTPLSEVERRVTFITAGQSPRIDIVTDARAHVDGRCRVIEIGALDGMTHSEIAELAPHRDECSIVTALADGRRVVVSGAWLSRKVALICNARERGPSDLVVVGATGLVDTGPRSPYVIQAQTALEHTMETLYTAGQTAGRIFPLARQTTMRPSSSEVPFVGAHAEPGDAAALVAACERLAPCDYIVLNSISYSEADRALVAETSGKLVLLIRRIVSGLLDKALRQCGRSAAAAFAPEGPLAELVAALTPREYQVFELVVAGRANKEIARTLAISPRTVEIHRGHMMEKMGVSSAAGLIWMVANADGRRPS, encoded by the coding sequence ATGACTCCCCTTTCCGAAGTCGAGCGCCGCGTCACGTTCATCACCGCCGGGCAGTCGCCGCGCATCGACATCGTCACCGACGCCCGCGCCCACGTCGACGGACGCTGCCGGGTGATCGAAATCGGCGCGCTCGACGGCATGACGCACTCCGAGATCGCCGAACTCGCGCCGCACCGCGACGAATGCAGCATCGTCACTGCGCTCGCCGACGGCCGCCGCGTGGTGGTTTCCGGGGCGTGGTTGAGCCGGAAGGTCGCGCTGATCTGCAACGCCCGCGAGCGCGGGCCGTCCGATCTCGTGGTGGTCGGCGCCACCGGTCTCGTCGACACCGGTCCCCGCTCGCCTTACGTGATCCAGGCGCAGACCGCGCTCGAACACACCATGGAGACGCTTTACACCGCCGGGCAGACCGCCGGGCGGATCTTCCCGCTGGCGCGCCAGACCACCATGCGGCCGTCGTCGAGCGAGGTGCCGTTCGTCGGCGCGCATGCCGAGCCGGGCGACGCCGCCGCACTCGTCGCCGCCTGCGAGCGGCTCGCCCCCTGCGACTACATCGTGCTCAATTCGATCAGCTATTCGGAGGCCGACCGCGCGCTCGTCGCCGAAACCTCGGGCAAGCTCGTGCTGCTGATCCGCCGCATCGTCTCCGGCCTGCTCGACAAGGCGCTGCGGCAGTGCGGGCGTTCCGCCGCCGCGGCGTTCGCGCCCGAGGGGCCGCTCGCCGAGCTCGTCGCGGCGTTGACGCCGCGCGAGTATCAGGTCTTCGAACTGGTGGTTGCCGGACGCGCCAACAAGGAGATCGCCCGCACGCTCGCGATCAGCCCGCGCACCGTCGAGATCCATCGCGGCCATATGATGGAGAAGATGGGCGTGTCCTCCGCCGCCGGATTGATCTGGATGGTGGCGAACGCCGACGGACGTCGCCCGTCCTGA
- the pepE gene encoding (alpha)-aspartyl dipeptidase (Evidence 2a : Function of homologous gene experimentally demonstrated in an other organism; Product type e : enzyme): MTSPRLLLLSSSRKGASGYLEPALPMIRDFLDPTVREAVFVPYAAVSFGFDDYEAKVADALAPLGLAVRSVHRDADPAAAVAAAQAIIVGGGNTFALLRRMRDAGLLPAIRAAAARGVPYVGWSAGGNLACPTIRTTNDMPICDPGGFDALGLVGFQINPHFVSGKLPGHNGESREDRLAEFMAINPATPVLALPEGAALRREGPSLRLIDADGALLFANGKAAPLAANADVSALQAEG; the protein is encoded by the coding sequence ATGACCTCTCCCCGCCTTCTCCTGCTCAGCAGTTCGCGCAAGGGTGCATCCGGATACCTGGAGCCCGCCCTGCCGATGATCCGCGACTTTCTCGATCCGACCGTGCGCGAAGCGGTCTTCGTCCCCTACGCCGCGGTGTCCTTCGGCTTCGACGACTACGAGGCGAAGGTCGCCGACGCCCTCGCGCCGCTCGGCCTCGCGGTGCGGAGCGTCCACCGCGACGCCGATCCGGCGGCGGCGGTGGCGGCGGCGCAGGCGATCATCGTCGGCGGCGGCAACACCTTCGCCCTGTTGCGACGAATGCGCGACGCAGGATTGCTCCCGGCGATCCGCGCCGCGGCGGCGCGCGGCGTGCCCTACGTCGGCTGGAGCGCGGGCGGCAACCTCGCCTGCCCGACGATCCGCACCACCAACGACATGCCGATTTGCGATCCCGGCGGCTTCGACGCGCTCGGCCTCGTCGGTTTCCAGATCAACCCACACTTCGTCTCCGGCAAGCTGCCCGGCCACAACGGCGAGAGCCGCGAGGACCGCCTCGCGGAATTCATGGCCATAAACCCCGCCACGCCGGTGCTCGCCCTGCCCGAGGGCGCGGCGCTGCGGCGCGAGGGGCCGTCGCTCCGCCTGATCGACGCCGACGGCGCGCTGCTGTTCGCCAACGGCAAGGCGGCCCCGCTCGCCGCCAACGCCGACGTTTCGGCCCTGCAGGCGGAAGGCTGA